A genomic stretch from Streptomyces venezuelae ATCC 10712 includes:
- the mltG gene encoding endolytic transglycosylase MltG — MTYRPPSPYAPPRRRPRLTRRGRLALLVGAALAVAVAIAVPLLLTRGEPAAEKPRMLLVPEGWRAGQVYTAVDRMLGLPEGTARKAATAPGTALPLPAAAGGNPEGYLFPATYPVLDATTPDALLRFMVDTAGKRFGAARIAEGARAHGMSVYETVTAASIVQAEADNPEDMAKVARVVHNRLARGMALQMDSTLNYALGRSTVDTSYEDTRTASPYNTYERKGLPPTPIGNPGDEALDAVIRPADGDWLYFVTVAPGDTRFTADYAAHQQNVAEFNANRSAAKS; from the coding sequence ATGACGTACCGGCCGCCGTCACCGTACGCACCCCCGCGCCGCCGCCCCCGGCTCACCCGGCGCGGCCGCCTGGCGCTCCTCGTCGGAGCCGCCCTCGCCGTGGCCGTCGCCATCGCCGTCCCGCTCCTCCTGACCCGCGGCGAACCGGCCGCCGAGAAGCCCCGCATGCTCCTCGTCCCCGAGGGCTGGCGCGCCGGCCAGGTCTACACGGCCGTCGACCGGATGCTCGGCCTTCCCGAGGGCACCGCGCGCAAGGCCGCGACGGCACCCGGCACCGCCCTCCCGCTGCCCGCCGCCGCCGGGGGCAACCCGGAGGGGTACCTCTTCCCGGCGACGTATCCCGTGCTCGACGCCACCACGCCGGACGCACTCCTGCGCTTCATGGTCGACACCGCGGGAAAGCGCTTCGGCGCCGCGCGGATCGCCGAAGGGGCACGGGCGCACGGCATGAGCGTCTACGAGACGGTGACCGCGGCCAGCATCGTCCAGGCCGAGGCCGACAACCCCGAGGACATGGCGAAGGTCGCCCGGGTCGTCCACAACCGGCTCGCCCGGGGCATGGCCCTCCAGATGGACTCCACCCTCAACTACGCGCTCGGCCGCAGCACCGTGGACACCTCGTACGAGGACACGCGGACGGCGAGCCCGTACAACACCTACGAACGCAAGGGCCTGCCGCCGACGCCGATCGGCAACCCGGGGGACGAGGCCCTGGACGCGGTGATCCGCCCCGCGGACGGCGACTGGCTCTACTTCGTCACGGTCGCCCCGGGCGACACCCGCTTCACCGCGGACTACGCGGCCCACCAGCAGAATGTCGCCGAGTTCAACGCGAACCGCAGCGCGGCGAAGAGCTGA
- a CDS encoding ABC transporter ATP-binding protein, producing MATDLHRAVTVRGLTRSFDGRPVVDGLDLTLAAGQFTALLGHSGCGKSTLLRVLAGLDREISGTVLVPRRRAVAFQAPRLMPWKRVWRNVLLGLPGKPGRAVAERALEEVGLSHRSGAWPKTLSGGEAQRASLARALVRDPDLLLLDEPFGALDALTRIKAQRLVAELWRRRGCTVLLVTHDVDEALLLADRVLVMRDGVIAYDTAVDLDRPRSPGDPALAALRTRLLAELGVAEGEFAEKAA from the coding sequence ATGGCGACCGACCTTCACCGGGCAGTGACCGTCCGCGGTCTCACCCGCTCCTTCGACGGGCGTCCGGTCGTCGACGGACTCGATCTGACCCTGGCCGCAGGGCAGTTCACCGCCCTGCTCGGCCACAGCGGCTGCGGCAAGTCCACCCTCCTGCGGGTCCTCGCCGGTCTCGACCGGGAGATCTCCGGCACGGTCCTCGTCCCGCGCCGCCGGGCCGTCGCCTTCCAGGCGCCCCGGCTCATGCCGTGGAAGCGGGTCTGGCGCAACGTCCTGCTCGGACTGCCGGGGAAGCCCGGCCGGGCGGTGGCGGAGCGGGCCCTTGAGGAGGTCGGTCTCAGCCACCGGTCGGGCGCCTGGCCTAAGACCCTCTCCGGCGGCGAGGCCCAACGCGCCTCCCTCGCCCGGGCCTTGGTACGGGACCCGGACCTGCTGCTGCTCGACGAGCCGTTCGGCGCGCTGGACGCGCTGACCCGGATCAAGGCCCAGCGCCTGGTGGCCGAGTTGTGGCGGCGGCGTGGGTGCACCGTCCTGCTCGTCACCCACGACGTCGACGAGGCGCTGCTGCTCGCGGACCGGGTGCTCGTGATGCGGGACGGCGTCATCGCGTACGACACGGCGGTCGACCTCGATCGGCCCCGCTCCCCCGGCGATCCCGCGCTCGCCGCGCTCCGTACCCGCCTGCTCGCCGAACTGGGCGTCGCCGAAGGCGAGTTCGCCGAGAAGGCGGCCTGA
- a CDS encoding MarR family winged helix-turn-helix transcriptional regulator: MSTSAVPTGPGRSGEPDTEGADGLLAEQLLRLTRRLHRIQKRHLEPVGITPAQSRLLRTVAYFGEPPRMADLAARLEVVPRAVTSLVDGLEAVDRVRRVPDPHNRRVVRIELTDAGRATLRELRSARRAAAEDILAPLTAAQREELGGLLTALVDPGPEAGC, translated from the coding sequence ATGAGCACCTCCGCCGTCCCGACCGGACCCGGCCGTTCGGGGGAACCCGACACCGAGGGCGCCGACGGCCTCCTCGCCGAGCAGCTGCTGCGCCTCACCCGGCGCCTGCACCGCATCCAGAAGCGCCACCTGGAGCCGGTCGGCATCACCCCCGCCCAGTCACGGCTGCTGCGCACGGTCGCGTACTTCGGGGAGCCGCCCCGGATGGCGGACCTGGCCGCCCGGCTGGAGGTCGTACCGCGCGCGGTCACCAGTCTCGTCGACGGCCTCGAAGCCGTCGACCGGGTGCGCAGGGTGCCCGATCCGCACAACCGGCGGGTGGTGCGGATCGAGCTCACCGACGCGGGCCGCGCCACGCTGCGGGAGCTGCGCAGCGCGCGCCGGGCGGCCGCAGAGGACATCCTTGCCCCATTGACCGCCGCACAGCGCGAGGAACTCGGAGGTCTGCTGACCGCCCTGGTCGACCCCGGCCCGGAGGCCGGCTGCTGA
- a CDS encoding ABC transporter ATP-binding protein, whose translation MRPHDQSDWTPPPRDPRQPKEPAQLRRILRLFRPYRARLLLVGLLVGAASLVTVASPFLLKEILDTAIPQGRTVLLSLLALGMIATAVLTSVFGVLQTLISTTVGQRVMHDLRTGVYEQLQRMPLAFFTRTRTGEVQSRIANDIGGMQATVTSTATSLVSNLTAVVATVAAMLALEWRLTLVSLLLLPVFVWISRRVGNERKRITTQRQKQMAAMAATVTESLSVSGILLGRTMGRADSLTKSFAEESERLVDLEVRSSMAGRWRMSTIGIVMAAMPALIYWAAGIALGAGGAAISLGTLVAFVSLQQGLFRPAVSLLSTGVQMQTSLALFQRIFEYLDLPVDITEPDEPVRLPVIRGEVAFEKVEFRYDPQGTGRPTLDAVDLTVPAGGSLAVVGPTGSGKSTLSYLVPRLYDVTGGRVTLDGVDVRDLDFDTLARAVGVVSQETYLFHASVADNLRFAKPDATDEEIEAAARAAQIHEHIASLPEGYDTLVGERGYRFSGGEKQRLAIARTILRDPPVLILDEATSALDTRTEHAVQQAIDALSAGRTTITIAHRLSTVRDADQIVVLEAGRIAERGTHEELLARDGRYAALVRRDARTAASATEQANVGAVVPQNV comes from the coding sequence ATGCGCCCCCACGACCAGTCCGACTGGACGCCCCCGCCGCGCGATCCCCGCCAGCCGAAGGAGCCCGCGCAGCTGCGGCGCATCCTGCGGCTCTTCCGCCCCTACCGTGCCCGCCTGCTGCTCGTCGGCCTCCTGGTCGGCGCCGCCTCGCTCGTCACGGTCGCCTCGCCGTTCCTGCTCAAGGAGATCCTGGACACCGCGATCCCCCAGGGCCGCACCGTGCTGCTCAGCCTGCTCGCCCTCGGTATGATCGCCACCGCCGTGCTGACCAGCGTCTTCGGCGTGCTCCAGACCCTGATCTCCACCACCGTCGGCCAGCGCGTCATGCACGACCTGCGCACCGGGGTCTACGAGCAGCTCCAGCGGATGCCCCTGGCGTTCTTCACCCGCACCCGGACCGGCGAGGTCCAGTCCCGCATCGCCAACGACATCGGCGGCATGCAGGCGACGGTCACCTCCACGGCCACCTCCCTCGTCTCCAACCTCACCGCCGTCGTCGCGACCGTCGCCGCGATGCTCGCCCTCGAATGGCGGCTCACCCTCGTCTCGCTGCTCCTGCTGCCGGTCTTCGTCTGGATCAGCCGCCGCGTGGGCAACGAGCGCAAGCGGATCACCACCCAGCGGCAGAAGCAGATGGCCGCCATGGCCGCCACCGTCACCGAGTCCCTCTCGGTCAGCGGCATCCTGCTCGGCCGCACCATGGGCCGCGCCGACTCGCTGACCAAGTCCTTCGCCGAGGAGTCCGAGCGCCTCGTCGACCTCGAAGTGCGCTCCTCCATGGCCGGACGGTGGCGGATGTCCACCATCGGCATCGTCATGGCCGCCATGCCCGCGCTCATCTACTGGGCCGCCGGCATCGCCCTCGGCGCCGGCGGGGCCGCGATCTCGCTCGGCACCCTCGTCGCCTTCGTCTCGCTCCAGCAGGGCCTCTTCCGGCCCGCCGTCAGCCTGCTCTCCACCGGGGTGCAGATGCAGACCTCCCTCGCGCTCTTCCAGCGCATCTTCGAGTACCTCGACCTGCCGGTCGACATCACCGAGCCCGACGAGCCGGTCCGGCTGCCGGTGATCCGCGGCGAGGTCGCCTTCGAGAAGGTCGAGTTCCGGTACGACCCCCAGGGCACCGGCCGCCCGACCCTGGACGCCGTCGACCTGACCGTCCCCGCCGGGGGCAGCCTGGCCGTCGTCGGCCCCACCGGCTCCGGCAAGTCCACCCTCAGCTACCTCGTGCCCCGGCTGTACGACGTCACCGGCGGCCGCGTCACCCTCGACGGGGTCGACGTGCGCGACCTGGACTTCGACACCCTCGCCCGGGCGGTCGGGGTGGTCTCCCAGGAGACCTACCTCTTCCACGCCTCCGTCGCCGACAACCTCCGCTTCGCCAAGCCGGACGCCACCGACGAGGAGATCGAGGCCGCCGCCCGCGCCGCCCAGATCCACGAGCACATCGCCTCGCTCCCCGAGGGGTACGACACCCTGGTCGGCGAGCGCGGCTACCGCTTCTCGGGCGGCGAGAAGCAGCGCCTGGCCATCGCCCGGACCATCCTGCGGGACCCGCCGGTGCTGATCCTCGACGAGGCGACGAGCGCCCTCGACACCCGTACGGAGCACGCCGTGCAGCAGGCCATCGACGCGCTGTCGGCCGGCCGCACCACCATCACCATCGCCCACCGGCTCTCCACCGTCCGCGACGCCGACCAGATCGTCGTCCTGGAGGCGGGCCGGATCGCCGAGCGCGGGACGCATGAGGAACTGCTCGCCCGGGACGGGCGGTACGCGGCCCTGGTCCGGCGGGACGCGCGGACCGCCGCGTCCGCCACCGAACAGGCGAACGTGGGAGCGGTTGTTCCCCAGAACGTGTGA
- a CDS encoding ABC transporter permease — MTVDHAPPHSPPDISPLPDVEALTPDRGAGRGLTVPRWLRRTVGPVLLLALWQTLSATGVLPADALASPGTIARAGAELIGDGTLPTAMGVSLRRVAAGLLIGGVVGIALALLSGLSRLGEDLVDAPVQMLRTVPWVGLIPLLIIWLGIGEAPKVALIALGVAFHLYLNVYAGIRGVDAQLVEAGRSLGLGRRGLVRHVVLPGALPGAMTGLRYSLATAWLALVFGESINADAGIGFLMNQAREFFRTDVIVVCLVVYAFLGLLADALVRTLERLLLQWRPTFTGQ; from the coding sequence ATGACCGTCGACCACGCCCCACCCCACTCCCCGCCCGACATATCGCCTTTGCCGGATGTCGAGGCGCTCACCCCCGATCGGGGCGCCGGCCGCGGCCTCACCGTTCCCCGCTGGCTGCGCCGCACCGTGGGCCCCGTCCTCCTCCTCGCCCTCTGGCAGACCCTCAGCGCGACGGGAGTCCTGCCGGCCGATGCCCTGGCCTCGCCGGGGACGATCGCCCGGGCCGGCGCGGAGCTGATCGGGGACGGGACCCTGCCCACCGCCATGGGCGTCTCCCTGCGGCGCGTCGCGGCCGGACTGCTCATCGGCGGGGTCGTCGGGATCGCGCTCGCCCTGCTCTCGGGACTCTCCCGGCTCGGCGAGGACCTCGTGGACGCCCCGGTGCAGATGCTGCGCACCGTGCCCTGGGTCGGCCTGATCCCGCTCCTCATCATCTGGCTGGGCATCGGCGAGGCGCCCAAGGTGGCCCTCATCGCGCTCGGCGTCGCCTTCCACCTCTATCTGAACGTGTACGCCGGAATCCGCGGCGTCGACGCCCAACTCGTGGAAGCGGGGCGGTCCCTGGGGCTCGGGCGTCGGGGTCTCGTCCGGCACGTCGTGCTGCCCGGCGCGCTCCCCGGCGCCATGACCGGACTGCGCTACTCCCTCGCCACGGCGTGGCTGGCGCTGGTCTTCGGCGAGTCCATCAACGCCGACGCCGGCATCGGCTTCCTCATGAACCAGGCGCGGGAGTTCTTCCGCACCGACGTGATCGTCGTCTGCCTGGTCGTGTACGCCTTCCTCGGCCTGCTCGCCGACGCCCTCGTCCGCACTCTCGAAAGGCTGCTGCTGCAATGGCGACCGACCTTCACCGGGCAGTGA
- a CDS encoding ABC transporter substrate-binding protein, giving the protein MRPHLLRGDLSVKRLRLSAAALLLPLALLASACSGVSAAGQASNTDGKGSLVLNVGDQKGGAEALLRAAGELDDLPYRIAWSTFTSGPPLLEAVNAKAVDIGSVGNTPPVFAAAAGSKITVVSATHGDSAGEAILVAPDSPVRTVGDLKGRKVAVAQGSSAHFQLVASLAKAGLKPADVRVTLLQPADALAAFTSGKVDAWAAWDPYTSQVLLSGKGRVLTDGRGLVNGLGFQVASPSALADPAKAKAVGDFVERLRRAQGWVFDHPEEWAKVWAKETGLPYEVALAAVKRSNGTRIPVALDDAAVASEQKIADTFAALGLVPRTIRFADFVDTRFNKDLPPSTTPARSYGKASS; this is encoded by the coding sequence ATGCGCCCCCACCTGCTCCGAGGAGACCTCTCCGTGAAACGCCTCCGGCTGTCCGCCGCCGCCCTGCTGCTCCCGCTCGCGCTCCTCGCCTCGGCCTGCTCCGGCGTCTCCGCCGCCGGCCAGGCGTCGAACACCGACGGCAAGGGCTCCCTGGTCCTGAACGTCGGCGACCAGAAGGGCGGCGCCGAGGCCCTGCTGCGGGCCGCCGGTGAACTGGACGACCTTCCGTACCGGATCGCCTGGTCGACGTTCACCTCCGGTCCGCCGCTGCTCGAAGCGGTCAACGCCAAGGCCGTCGACATCGGTTCCGTCGGCAACACCCCGCCCGTCTTCGCCGCGGCCGCCGGATCGAAGATCACCGTCGTCTCGGCGACCCACGGCGACTCCGCCGGGGAGGCCATCCTCGTCGCCCCGGACTCGCCGGTGCGGACCGTGGGCGACCTGAAGGGGCGGAAGGTCGCCGTCGCCCAGGGGAGCTCCGCCCACTTCCAGCTGGTCGCCTCGCTCGCGAAGGCCGGCCTGAAGCCGGCCGACGTCCGGGTGACCCTGCTCCAGCCGGCGGACGCCCTGGCCGCGTTCACCAGCGGCAAGGTGGACGCCTGGGCGGCCTGGGACCCGTACACCTCCCAGGTCCTGCTGAGCGGCAAGGGCCGCGTCCTCACCGACGGACGCGGGCTCGTCAACGGCCTCGGCTTCCAGGTCGCCTCCCCTTCGGCGCTCGCCGACCCGGCGAAGGCGAAGGCCGTCGGCGACTTCGTCGAGCGGCTCCGGCGCGCCCAGGGCTGGGTGTTCGACCACCCCGAGGAGTGGGCGAAGGTCTGGGCGAAGGAGACCGGACTGCCGTACGAGGTGGCGCTCGCCGCCGTGAAGCGCAGCAACGGCACCCGCATCCCGGTCGCCCTCGACGACGCGGCCGTCGCCTCCGAGCAGAAGATCGCCGACACCTTCGCCGCCCTGGGGCTCGTCCCCCGCACCATCCGCTTCGCCGACTTCGTCGACACCCGCTTCAACAAGGACCTGCCGCCGTCGACCACTCCGGCGCGCAGCTACGGAAAGGCCTCCTCATGA
- a CDS encoding LLM class flavin-dependent oxidoreductase, translating to MTVHLHWFLPTGGDGRTLVDRHAYTDGGITRDRAVSGVRAPDIDYLTQIAKAAEQLGFEAVLTPTGTWCEDAWLTTVALAQHTERLKFLVAFRPGVISPVLAAQMASTYQRITRGRLLLNVVTGGDSAEQRRFGDHLDHDLRYARTSEFLSVVRGVWGGRPFDHEGEHFRIEGGLTALPPDPLPEIFFGGSSAAAGPVAAEHADVYLTWGEPPWQVKEKIDWIRGLAEERGRTVRFGVRLHTISRDSAREAWATADRLLSDLDAETVAAAQRVLGRSESVGQQRMLALHRGGSLGRDELEIAPNLWAGVGLVRGGAGTALVGSHAEVADRIEEYHDLGVEHFVLSGYPHLEEAYWFGEGVRPELAARGLLPDSVPSPLLGVPAANGRPASAPGGAPLLVAGGR from the coding sequence ATGACCGTCCATCTGCACTGGTTCCTGCCGACCGGCGGCGACGGCCGGACCCTCGTCGACCGGCACGCCTACACGGACGGCGGGATCACCCGCGACCGGGCCGTGTCCGGGGTGCGCGCGCCCGACATCGACTATCTGACGCAGATCGCCAAGGCGGCCGAACAGCTGGGCTTCGAAGCCGTGCTGACCCCGACCGGGACCTGGTGCGAGGACGCCTGGCTGACGACGGTCGCGCTCGCCCAGCACACCGAGCGGCTCAAGTTCCTGGTGGCGTTCCGGCCGGGGGTGATCTCCCCGGTGCTCGCGGCGCAGATGGCGTCCACGTACCAGCGGATCACCCGGGGCCGTCTCCTCCTCAACGTCGTGACCGGGGGCGATTCGGCCGAGCAGCGCCGCTTCGGCGACCACCTGGACCACGACCTGCGGTACGCGCGCACGTCCGAGTTCCTGTCGGTGGTGCGCGGGGTGTGGGGCGGCCGCCCGTTCGACCACGAGGGCGAGCACTTCCGGATCGAGGGCGGGCTCACGGCGCTGCCGCCGGACCCGCTGCCCGAGATCTTCTTCGGCGGCTCGTCGGCGGCGGCCGGGCCGGTGGCGGCGGAGCACGCGGACGTCTATCTGACCTGGGGCGAGCCGCCCTGGCAGGTGAAGGAGAAGATCGACTGGATCCGGGGGCTCGCGGAGGAGCGCGGCAGGACCGTCCGCTTCGGCGTCCGGCTGCACACGATCTCCCGCGACTCGGCGCGCGAGGCCTGGGCGACGGCCGACCGGCTGCTGTCCGATCTCGACGCCGAGACGGTCGCCGCCGCGCAGCGCGTGCTGGGCCGCAGCGAGTCGGTCGGCCAGCAGCGGATGCTGGCGCTGCACCGGGGCGGTTCGCTGGGCCGCGACGAGCTGGAGATCGCGCCGAACCTGTGGGCGGGGGTGGGCCTGGTCCGGGGTGGTGCGGGCACCGCGCTGGTCGGCAGTCACGCGGAGGTCGCCGACCGGATCGAGGAGTACCACGACCTGGGCGTGGAGCACTTCGTGCTCTCCGGCTACCCGCACCTGGAGGAGGCGTACTGGTTCGGCGAGGGCGTCCGCCCGGAGCTGGCGGCGCGTGGTCTGCTGCCGGATTCCGTGCCCTCGCCGCTGCTCGGCGTCCCGGCGGCGAACGGCCGTCCGGCCTCCGCGCCCGGCGGTGCGCCGCTGCTTGTGGCGGGCGGACGGTAG
- a CDS encoding NAD(P)-binding domain-containing protein, translated as MNDYGVEEVGSGARGGSVDVVVIGAGQAGLSAAFHLRRAGLEPDRDFVVLDHAPRPGGAWQFRWPSLTYGKVHGMHALPGMELTGADPARPSSEVIGGYFDSYEQTFDLRVHRPVDVTAVREGEGGRLLVETSEGDYATRALVNATGTWDRPFWPRYPGQETFRGRQLHTAGYPGPAGFAGKRVLVVGGGASGTQHLMEIADVAAETFWVTRREPVFREGPFGEMEGRAAVALVEERVRRGLPPQSVVSVTGLPLNDAIRAARARGVLDRLPMFDRITPTGVAWDDGRSVDVDVILWATGFRAAIDHLAPLRLREPGGGIRVEGTRAVRDERVHLVGYGPSASTIGANRAGRAAVSDIRRLLRHGPAAAPAAVVTV; from the coding sequence GTGAACGATTACGGGGTCGAAGAGGTCGGGTCCGGGGCGCGCGGCGGCTCGGTGGACGTGGTGGTCATCGGGGCCGGGCAGGCCGGGCTCTCGGCCGCCTTTCACCTGCGCCGGGCCGGGCTTGAGCCCGACCGGGACTTCGTGGTGCTCGATCACGCCCCGCGGCCCGGCGGCGCCTGGCAGTTCCGGTGGCCCTCGCTGACGTACGGCAAGGTCCACGGGATGCACGCGCTGCCCGGGATGGAGCTGACCGGCGCCGACCCCGCGCGTCCCTCGTCGGAGGTGATCGGCGGCTACTTCGACAGCTACGAGCAGACCTTCGACCTGCGGGTCCACCGGCCCGTCGACGTCACCGCCGTGCGCGAGGGCGAGGGCGGGCGGCTGCTCGTCGAGACCTCGGAGGGCGACTACGCCACCCGCGCCCTCGTCAACGCCACCGGCACCTGGGACCGGCCGTTCTGGCCGCGCTACCCGGGCCAGGAGACCTTCCGGGGCCGTCAGCTGCACACCGCCGGATACCCGGGGCCCGCCGGGTTCGCCGGGAAGCGGGTGCTCGTGGTCGGCGGCGGGGCCTCCGGCACGCAGCACCTCATGGAGATCGCGGACGTCGCCGCCGAGACGTTCTGGGTGACCCGCCGCGAACCGGTCTTCCGTGAAGGCCCCTTCGGGGAGATGGAGGGCCGGGCCGCGGTCGCCCTCGTGGAGGAGCGGGTACGGCGGGGGCTGCCGCCGCAGAGCGTCGTCTCCGTCACCGGGCTCCCCCTCAACGACGCCATCCGCGCGGCCCGCGCGCGGGGTGTCCTGGACCGCCTGCCGATGTTCGACCGGATCACCCCGACGGGTGTGGCCTGGGACGACGGCCGGTCCGTCGACGTCGACGTGATCCTGTGGGCGACCGGCTTCCGGGCGGCGATCGACCACCTGGCCCCGCTGCGGCTGCGCGAGCCGGGCGGCGGCATCCGCGTCGAGGGGACGCGGGCCGTACGGGACGAGCGCGTCCACCTCGTCGGCTACGGGCCCTCGGCCTCGACGATCGGCGCCAACCGGGCCGGGCGGGCGGCCGTCTCCGACATCCGGCGCCTGCTGCGTCACGGACCGGCCGCGGCACCGGCGGCCGTCGTCACGGTGTGA